Genomic segment of Arthrobacter antioxidans:
CGGCACGCAGAAGCAGGACGACAAGTACCGCTTCCTCGACGCCATGACCACCCGGCTGCCCCAGCTGCGCGACGGCGCCGACCACGCCGTGGTCATGGGGGACCTCAACGTGGGCCACACCCGGCTGGACATCAGGAACTGGAAGGGCAACGTCAGGAACGCGGGCTTCCTGCCCGAGGAGCGGGCGTACTTCGACCGTTTCTTCTCGGACGAATGCGGCTTCGTGGACGTCGCGCGTCTCCTCGCTGGAGAGGTCGACGGCCCCTACACGTGGTGGTCCTGGCGCGGCAAGGCGTTCGACAACGACACCGGCTGGCGCATCGACTACCAGCTGGCCACCCAGGCCCTCGCCAAGAGCGCCGTGAGTTCCGACGTCGACAGGGCACCGAGCTGGGACACGAGGTTCTCGGACCACGCGCCGCTCGTCGTCGACTACCAGATCTAGATTCAGGACAGCCTCCATGACACAGTCCACGTCCGCCGCCCTCCCGGAACGGCGGCAGCGCATCCTCTCGGGCATGCAGCCCTCGGCGGGTTCCCTCCACCTCGGCAACTACCTCGGCGCGCTCGTGCAGTGGGTCCGCCTGCAGGAGACCTACGACGCCGTCTTCTTCATCCCCGACCTGCACGCGATCACCGTGCCGCAGGACCCGCAGGAACTGGCGCACCGCACCCGGCTCACCGCGGCGCAGTACATCGCCGGCGGCGTCGACCCGGACCGGGCGACGCTCTTCGTGCAGTCGCACGTCCCGGAGCACGCCCAGCTCGCCTGGGTGCTGAACTGCATCACCGGGTTCGGTGAGGCCTCGCGCATGACGCAGTTCAAGGACAAGGCGTCGAAGCAGGGGACGGACGCTGCGAGCGTAGGCCTGTTCACCTACCCGGTGCTCCAGGCCGCGGACATCCTCCTCTACCAGCCCGACGGCG
This window contains:
- a CDS encoding exodeoxyribonuclease III; amino-acid sequence: MDRVSPASNPPQKTLRIASVNVNGIRAAYKRGMQEWLDGRDIDILCLQEVRAPDAVVRALLGGDWHILHTEAEAKGRAGVAVASRQQPTATRTTIGDSYFDTSGRWVEADFDVDGANLTVVSAYVHSGEVGTQKQDDKYRFLDAMTTRLPQLRDGADHAVVMGDLNVGHTRLDIRNWKGNVRNAGFLPEERAYFDRFFSDECGFVDVARLLAGEVDGPYTWWSWRGKAFDNDTGWRIDYQLATQALAKSAVSSDVDRAPSWDTRFSDHAPLVVDYQI